TAGCACATCTCCATTCAGACTAGCCATATACAAGTGGGTAATAACCATAAGTGCATGGTGGGTACCATGTTGGGCAGCACAGCTATAGAagtttgttgctgtttttgcaaatattattatttgttttcattggaCATATCAAATTTAATCATGCCTAAGAAATTGGAAATGacatcagagaggttttttttcagttttaagataCGCATCATTTATTCTTAGAATATCAAGCACATTTCACATGGCATTTTTTGGGCAATGACGACAGTTCGACTTTCACCCAATTCTCAAAGTGACTGATTctaaaaacaaatggttaaactcaTCAACATCCATTCATGCAATAGTGAGGGAAAAAACGTCACTTAAGCCAATGTCTTGGTATTATGCATTCAAAATGTGggtaactgatttttaaatgcttaagttTGATttcttgggggcccctgggtggctcagtcggttaacgatctgacttcggttcaggtcatgatctcccactcatagggctctgggctgatggcttggagcctggagcctgcttcagattttttgtctccctgtgtctctctctgcatatAAGTTACAATTTGGGGTGGAAATCAGATTTAGGGTCACTGATGGGGAAGACCCAGCTGACTGAATGGAAAggtgatgtaaaaaaaaatctctgggagCAGTAAATAGGCGACCCACAGGCTAAATATGACCTGCaggtcatatttttatttttttattaagtttttttaatgttttatttagttttgggagagagagagagacagggagacacagaatccaaagacaggctccatgctccgagctagcggtcagcacagagcccgacacggggcttgaacccacaaaccacgagatcatgacctgagctgaagtcggatgctcatctgactgagccgcccaggcgcccctgcagatcatctttttaaatgcatGAGGATTCTTAGAAATTGGAAGTTGAGTAACGTTTGACCAGCCTAGCACTCTACAGTTtgccacaccccccaccccttcctacTGTTTCCCACAGCTTCTCACATCTACCTGCCTGGCGCCTGCAGGCATTCATTCATATTGGCAATCTCTGACTTGGTGGCAATCTCTGCTATCTCACCAGGAGTCAGCTGTTGTTATGGTTACCTAAATAGGATTATGCAATCTCAGCCGCGTTCAAGAGAAGGATAACGTTGAGAACAATAAAGATGGTGTTTTGACCAGATTTTGCCCTGCtctgtctttttggtttttcagAGGAACATTTACAAGCGTCCAGGGAACGACCATATGGATGTGACTCCAAGCCACACCCTGTGCAGGATGGTTGAAAAGAAAAGACGATTTACCAgggtctctttctgtctccagtaATCTCTACGTCATTAAACCACTGCAGTCTCACACTTGAACTGCGGCAACAGGATGCCTGCAGGTGTCTCGCtgtctcctcacccctccccagacTCCGTTCATTTCAGGCTTAGTTATTTCCTGAATCTACACACTCTTATCTCAGTCTGCTCCTAGCCACCATCGTCTCCAGCCTGGCCCAACTGCCTGCCTAATGACCTTTTGTCAACCATTCTTTGTCCTCTTCAACGCATTTCCCAAGCTGCACACAGCAATCTCTTTAAAACTCCAGCATAATGTTGCCCTTCCCTTGTCACCTCTGTTGCCACCACATTGGTCTCCTTTCTGCCCTCAAACATGGCCTGGCCCCCACCTATCGGAGAACCTTTGCTCTGGAGTTTTCCATCTGTGGAATACTTTTCCTCTCAGATTTTGCCCTACACTGCCTCCTTCTCCATGTGAAATGTCTCACCTCCAAGTCACTTCAGTAAGACGTCTTCTTGATCGCTGTGGCAGAAACACCCACTTCCGCTCGCTTTCTACCATCTTTTCCTGGATTTTTCACAGCATTCTTTTTCAGAGCCTGCAATGCTTGATCTATGTGCTAACGTGTTTggtgtctgtctcctccactagGATGTAATTCCTGGGCAGAGAATCGTGAATTGCACAGAATAAATGTGCATTGACTAGCTCCTTAAAAACCCTTATCGGGgcgcctgcggggctcagtcgttaagcatttggcttcggctcgggtcatgatctcggagttcgtgagttcgagtccacaTTAGGTGAGCTTGAGCAAGCGCTGTGAGTGAGCTCGAGCTCGGTgtcaggtgagctcgagcccgcGTTGGTTAAAAGACGAGCCCCAGGTGagtgctgcttctctctctttctctcctttcctttctctctttctctctctccctccccacctcgtgggattctcccaccccctctctctctgccccttgctcacttgcactctctctctctctcaaaaaaaaaaaaagaaaaaactttatcAAAGTCATAGAGACATGAAAACAGAATGACGGTTtccagaggctgggggcaggtcagggagaggtggggagggaggaatggggagttattgtttaaaaGGTTCAGCACTTCAGTGTCGCGAGATGAAAACAGTTCAGGAGACAGGTGCCCATGGTTGCGCAATAACGTGAACATACGTCGtgccactgaaatgtacactgAAATCTGCTTAGGATGGTGGATTttatatcatgcatattttcccacaattaaatgtttgtttaaatgattttttgaaaACACTTAACAACCTCTCCATTGCTCTGAAGATCAAGACCACAATGTTTACTTTGTTCTGTAGGAACCAGCAGGTTTGGCCCTGCCTATCTTTGCTGCAGCCACTCTACCTTGTACATTTTCAAAGACATCAGACTTCTTCCCCCCCGGGGCTTTGGCGCCTGCTGATTCATGTACCTGGGACAGTCAGATCTTCACATGACTGTACCTTTTCCCATGTTCGGGTCTAAGGCTCCGCGATTCAGCAGGCAGAACTGCCTTCCCCGGCTCCTCATGTGAGGTTGAGCCTCACTATCTTACCACCCTTCTCTATTTTCTTCGTAGCATTGCTTCTAACTAGCTGATGTTAATTTCTTTGGTTCCTCATTTGTTGCCAGCCTCACCCACATCATTTTAAGTTATGTTAGTTCAGAGATTCTGTGTGTTGTCATCCCAGTATCTGAGGCGTCTAGAATCGCACCAGCATGCACTAGGCATTCGAGTAATTGACAGCTGATTGAAAAAGCATTCCTGGAAGGTAGCAGTTACTATTCctgttttatggatgagaaaatggGGGTCCAGGGAGGTTTTATCACTGCCCAAGGACCCATATCCTGTTAACGGCAGAGCTAGAGTTTAAAAACAGAATCGGCTCAAATTGGTGTCTGTGCCCAAGCTGTTCTCTTCACTCTTCTCTGTTCTACCTCTAGCTTCTCCACCTGTTCCAGGACACCCTGGAGAATCCGTGCAATTTGTCACAAAAGCCAAAGCAGCAAACGGTGCTGCctgtcacatacacacacacacccgtgcgtgcatacacacccacacaggcTTGCGCACTCACCAACATGTGCGAACacaagacacatacacacacaaataaaaaccagCTCTCTTCCTAACGTAGAATTGATGTCATTCATCTAGAtatttgacaaaacccaacagAATTAAGACCACTATTCCAGTGATCGATTGGAAATGATTGGCTCGTGGTTAAAGAGAATGGTcgttcatttattccttcattcaagCACTCATCATTTATCACACTCTGGGAATTCCAACAACTGAGGAAAAACAGACCAGGGAGAACCACAAGCCATTTTGGCTAAAGCACATCCAGTGCGCTGCATTTCATTGTTTCCCAAAGGACCACCCACTCTCCGAGGGCTTGGGTGCTATTTGTAGCCCTGGTTTACAGATGCGAAAACAAGCAGATAGGGTAGGTGAACTGACAGTGGCACTGGACCAAGAAACCTCTTAATCCCTCAATGTAACACCCTTCGTTCCTGACCCTCTTTAAGCTCTTTCTCACAGCCCTGGAACATACAAGACCCTCACTACTCCAGGTGTGGTTTGTGGACCAGCATCATCAGTATCACCTGGCAGTTTATTCGAAATGCAAATTCATGGATTTcacccagacctcctgaatcaaaatgtgtattttaataaaatccccAGGTAACTCATGCGCACATGAAAGTTCGAGAAGTATGCTTCAGATTACTGATGAGTACAAATGCAAAAAACAGGGTAATCCATgtaacacactctctctctctctctctctctctcatagttttctagaattttctttcttagcaTAGTTATTTCCTACTGAAAAACTCAAAAACGCTAGGGAGTGCGATGGGAATAAATCCTAGTGTCTGCTGCCACCTTGTGGTAAGAAAAATTTGCAGGCAGAATTTGCTCTTCCCCAGGAAATAAAGGGGGAAATCTTAGAAAGGAAAGGGATGGACCAGGCACTCAACCTTTTCAGCCCTGTGCTTTGAGAGATGGCTACAAAATTCtatgatataataaaataacCTTGGGGTGTACTGTGAGATGGCCAGATAACAACTGGCCTTTTTACCGTGTGTCTCCCAGGGCCGAGAGAGTATTCATCAGCTCTAGTTGAGAAACCTGACGAAAGCTGGGATCATTGATATCCCTACAGGGTCTTTTCTTTTTGGGACTCAAACATGCACATCTGAATGCCATAACCCATTGGTGCGTGATTATTTTATTACCAACCCAAATGGCAGTGGTTAGGCAATCAGGCCACCTTTTCTGCATTTGCCTTGCCCAAGCATCAGTGTTCCACAAAGCCAACCGGAATTTCCCACCGCTCTGTCAAATGCATCATTCCCAACCTCTGAGAAGTGGTAACAGGGCCAGTCCCACCAATGATGTCTCTCACACCTAGAAGGGAATGAGAACAAGATTCCAAAACTTTCCTACATActtcccgcccccgcccccaacagCCCAGAAGTTAAAAGCGCCTCTGGCACTGGCTATTTTGCTTTGCTGTTGTGAGCTGAAGACCTGAAGAAATCCACAACAGCTACGGCAGGTGGAGTTGATAGCAATGGACGCCCCTCAACTGTATCTTCCAGAGTCTTTTAAGGGTGCCTGTGGAAGAGCTGGCCAGTACCGAAGACTCCAGCAACCCAGAAAGAAAAATGGCCCCTTCAAAAGGAGGGGGATGGAAAGGTAGGTAAACAGGAGTCATCTCCTTTTCTGTTAAGGGAGATTCTTTGGATTTTGCATTAAACGATGTTCACTGGGATGGTGAGAAAGGGCGGCATCTCTGTTTCAGCTTTGCCTTTAGAAATGAAGTCTCTGAATGGATCGGAGGTTGGGGGAGGCGCTGCATTTATACATTGGTCAGGAAGCCTAGTGCCACAAGGGAAGCCTCATTTAATAGGAAAGTGTAATCGTGATGAGGAAAACCTTTCCTTTCCACCTGAATTTGGGTTTTAATGCGACATAGGACGCTAAAATAAGCACTAAGTTGTTATTTCAGTCTCAAAATTTTAGACATCACATGTCCTCTGTAAATACTATGATTTTGAGAATTCAGTACTACATTCTTTGGGAAGAGGCCATGATGAATGCTTTCTGTTCCCTTGCCCAGCAATAGGTACTGAAATACGTACTAATTGTACTTCACGCTGTGCACGTTCTTTAATCTAATGTTAAAACTGTCTTATATCTGGTATTTCCTGCCAATGGAAAAACCATAGACACAGGCATGAAATACTCCaaacataatacattttaatttggaaaatcaatgagatgatttattttccaatttcttttggCTTCTTTCTTACCAGGTTCATGAGCAATAGCTCAGACATGTAGaaatgaggtgttttttttgaGGCCTGAATCATCAAACACCAACCTTCTGAACTTCCTTggacaaaatgaaatattgcagAGATTACCACTTTCAATAAGAAAATGAGGTTAAAAGGGGAAGCAGTACAACAAAATAAGTTCATTACCAATCAAGATACTTGAAAATTTAAGACGGGAAGGGTTCTTTTCAAGACAGAAATTAACAACAGTTCTATTCCAAGGCCCTGGAATAAACTCACCTTTGTTAGTTATGTTATAAATAGATTGGGGGGAGCCTgtgtggatcagttggttaagtgttctactctcgattttggttcaggtcatgatctcatggtgtgtgatttccagccctgccttgggctcagtgctgacagcacggaattctttgtgtccctctctctctctgccctttccctgctcacactgtgtctctctcaagtaaattttaaaataaacaaatcaataaataggGAATGAGGGTGCAGGGCATGGTGTGGGAGATACATTCTAGAGATTTAGACTCCTTAGAGCTGGGCTTTTAATCTGAGAGATGACATGGATGGCCTTTGGGGTTCTTGAGCCTCCTGAAGTTGTATTTCCATTATTTtgggagtgtgcgtgtgtgtgcgcacgcgtttGTGTATTTATGGTAGTAGAAATTGATGGCTTTGTTAAATGATTCTCACAGGGCTCTATGGAAGATTATTCTTAGCCCATAAATGGTCTTTGGGCAAATTAGAAAATGGCATTCCATCTTTCAAACACTTTACTGCCATCTGCTAGAAAGTTATAGTAACTATACACCTCGATGACTGAATGTGAATAGCACCCCCTAGCGTTTGAGTGCATGTGTAACTGGAAGAACTCCTGTTCCAGTCCTAAAAGGGAGGTTGGCTACCCAACATGGCCTCCCTTCATTTGACTTCTAGCTTGAGGTCCCTCcttgccttttacattttttcctcaCTCATCTGAATCACATATTAGTAAAAGCTATCATTTATTAGGTGCCAAGtacatgaatttttctttttattcccacatttctgaaaacagtatgcccattttcaaatgagaaaaacctAAGCTTATAGAGGTTAGATAacatgcccaagatcacataactAGGAAGCGTGGTGCAGGATTGAACAAGACCATTTAACTCCCGTGCATGGACTCTTCTGAACCACTTCCCATGTGTAATTACAGAGAAGCTGAATGATTTAGGTTTAGGTTAGAGCGGTATTTTCTTGGAGGTTGCTGTATGGTGGTACTCTAGATATTTTAGGTAGCATATGATGAAGGACATCTTTTATTAGTTATGAGCTTATTTTAATCCGTATTAGAAATACATGTCCCATATATTgcaaacataacataacataatataaaatctGGGATTTCatccagagaaatgaaagtttATATTCATACAAATGCTTATGTGTGTATTCATATTAGCCCCacactggaaacaatccaaatgtttttcAATGAGCGAATGATTAGACAGTGGTAATCCatatcatggaatattactcagaaacaaaaaggaacaaataattgATATATCCACCAACCTGGATGAATTTCCAGGAgatttatgctgagtgaaaaaaagtaAATCCCAAAAGATCATaggctgtatgattccatttatataacatttttgaaaggacaaaaattatacaaatggAGGACAGCTTAAGGAGAGTGGGGGTGAGTGGGGAAGTGGGCGTGGCCATAACACATGAAGGATCCTGGTGGTGacggaaatgttctatatcttgacagTATCGATGTTGTGACAGTTACACTTTTACAAGAGGTTACCATTGGAGGAAACTGGGCAAATCTCCCCGTATCACTTCTTAAGACTgcctgtgaggggcgcctgggtggctcagtgggttgagcggccgacttcagctcaggtcatgatctcgcagtccgtgggttcgagccccgcgtcgggctctgtgctgacagctcagagcctggagcctgtttcagattctgtgtctccctctctctgaccctcccctgttcatgctctgtctctctctgtctcaaaaagaaataaacgttaaaaaaaaaaaaaatttaagactgcCTGTGAAATGAcaactatctcaaaataaaaggtttaattttttttaaccaaccgagccatccaggtgcccaaggtttaacttttttaaatccCTGGGATTTTATGGATATTATTGTTTTGGATGACACTAAAGATAACAGCTACTTGAGGAAGTATATTAGCTAAAGAATGGTTATCATGAAATAGATGATATTTACTCTAGAATAGTGAGTAACGCAGACATTGGGATCAGATCCTGGGCTTATTTAACCTTTCGAAGCTTTAATCTGTCATTTATAAAAAGGAGATGACAGTAGGAAAAGggtaaattacataaaatacaggGAAGAACTTGAAAGAGTGTTCCGTGCATAGAAAGCTGCTAAGGAACGTTATCTATTTGTATTACTGAGATATGCCAAAATGATGAAGATGGTGTGTGACTATTTGCAATTTTAGAAACAAGAGTTTAGAGTTATTCTATCCAAATGAGTGCTCTGTGTACATGCAGCATTTATGGGGCTTTGGGGACTGCGTCCCTTAATGACTACTCTAGCCGACTCTCCTCTCTCATCACTGTAGACTGGGAACCACCAAATCCAGCAAAAGCCATCATTGAGACAAGGTTGCCTATTTGCCAATATGTGTTCTAACACTCACAGACCCGGATTAAAATCAGCATTCTATGCTTGGCCAAATTAACTTAACCTCTCTTTGTTTCAGTTTACTCATTAGTGAAACAGAAATAACAATATGACCTACCTCTTAGGGAGCTAAGAGGATAAAACGAGAGAGTGGCCAGAAGGCACTTGACTACAGTTGGGTAACAAAACACCAAGGAGTTGCTTTGGCTTGGTTTTTCTGGGATTTGATTCTTGAtcttcagttttactttttggAATTGTGTGATTAGGTCACAATTCAAGTTTAGATTTTGATGATTTCAGTCAtttgtttctaactttttaatttccttaaaacaaattcttttttaatttttagatggcATAGAGCTGTGTCTACCAACCTAGTAAAACGAAACATATTGGTGCCCAAAGACGAAACGTCCGGGGATAGCGACATGGAATTTCATGAAAGccaccaaaatacaaaaaaaaactggatgaagaaaatgaagactgtTTTGGGAAGGATGCTGTCCTATAAAAGTAGAAGCAAGTCAGCAAATGGCAGCAGAGGGGCCTCCGCTAACCCTAAGGAAACCTTCCCTTCAAACCCTCAGAGCCTTCTTCCTAGAATTGTCAAGGACCTTCCGTCCGCCAGGTTATTCATGAAACCAAGAATGAGAAAGCTGTCACAGAATGGTAATCAAAGGCAACTCGTGGTTAAGTGTCAAGGCCAAGGGGAATTGTGAAATTAGGACGGCTTT
This DNA window, taken from Panthera tigris isolate Pti1 chromosome A2, P.tigris_Pti1_mat1.1, whole genome shotgun sequence, encodes the following:
- the CA2H3orf49 gene encoding putative uncharacterized protein C3orf49 homolog → MDAPQLYLPESFKGACGRAGQYRRLQQPRKKNGPFKRRGMERWHRAVSTNLVKRNILVPKDETSGDSDMEFHESHQNTKKNWMKKMKTVLGRMLSYKSRSKSANGSRGASANPKETFPSNPQSLLPRIVKDLPSARLFMKPRMRKLSQNATIQLDVVEAETEEITRGNTLLRARRTTKRLSVTSLPSGLQKVPYSSKKRSHFPALKKKKHSVENILRKSDLTVGKLQMQVDDLIETVTDKSMKLLAQRHAELQQCEFLGDEILQSSKQFQRISKRTMRKYKLKNVCFPCTRCCF